A region from the Vibrio sp. SS-MA-C1-2 genome encodes:
- a CDS encoding YbaN family protein — MKKKLIEFIFNFLGICATILGCIGIILPLLPTTPFLLLASLCFMRGSPRFRDWLHQHQHFGPIINNWQNNRAISSVVKKRARWFIVVSFMLSIYLVSLLWLKFVLLFFGIGLLLWFNRLPVIDNIAHCQKNH; from the coding sequence ATGAAAAAAAAGCTCATTGAATTTATTTTTAATTTTTTGGGTATTTGTGCAACCATTTTAGGCTGTATCGGTATTATTTTGCCTCTACTGCCTACAACGCCATTTTTACTGTTGGCGAGCCTCTGTTTTATGCGAGGTTCACCACGATTTAGAGATTGGTTACATCAGCATCAACATTTTGGTCCAATTATTAATAATTGGCAAAATAATAGAGCGATCTCTTCTGTTGTAAAAAAACGTGCAAGATGGTTTATTGTTGTTAGTTTTATGTTGTCAATATATTTAGTGTCATTATTATGGTTGAAATTTGTACTACTATTTTTTGGGATTGGATTATTATTGTGGTTTAATCGTTTGCCTGTGATAGATAATATTGCTCATTGTCAAAAAAATCACTAG
- a CDS encoding TraR/DksA C4-type zinc finger protein, giving the protein MLTIKTNNQTVKQYHQRLLSEFNLLQQQLPTSDGKIPDNLQLSNSHTSAIALNPDLGHTFQRFLQVESALSSISIELFGLCVDCEDEIEEERLEQDPATLRCQACEEKSRYKHN; this is encoded by the coding sequence ATGTTAACTATAAAAACAAATAATCAAACAGTTAAGCAATATCACCAGCGTTTATTATCAGAGTTTAATCTTCTACAACAACAACTTCCAACATCAGACGGTAAGATTCCTGACAACCTTCAACTCTCGAATAGCCATACTTCTGCTATCGCGTTAAACCCAGACTTAGGACACACTTTTCAACGTTTTCTACAAGTTGAGTCAGCATTAAGCTCAATATCTATTGAGTTATTTGGTCTTTGTGTTGATTGTGAAGATGAAATAGAAGAAGAGCGATTAGAACAGGATCCTGCAACGCTTCGTTGCCAAGCCTGTGAAGAGAAGAGTCGTTATAAGCATAACTAA
- the htpG gene encoding molecular chaperone HtpG — MSSNTTANNKETRGFQSEVKQLLHLMIHSLYSNKEIFLRELISNASDAADKLRFKALSDTALYQGDAELRVRISFDADAKTVTISDNGIGMDRDSVIEHLGTIAKSGTAEFFENLSQDQTKDSQLIGQFGVGFYSSFIVADLVTVRTRAAALEANQAVQWSSEGEGDYSIEDIVKEDRGTEITLHLREDESEFLNEWRLKEIVGKYSDHIGIPVEIFTHEKDEEGKWEKINKAQALWTLNKSDISDEEYVEFYKHISHDFADPLKWAHNRVEGKQDYTSLLYIPSKAPYDLFNRDHKHGLKLYVQRVFVMDDAEQFMPSYLRFTRGLIDSNDLPLNVSREILQDNKITQSLRNACTKRVLTMLDRMANNDKDKYQMFWDEFGLVLKEGPAEDRANGEKITKLLRFASTENDNSTQTTSLDEYISRMNEEQDKIYYITADSYAAAKNSPHLEQFKAKGIEVILMFDRIDEWLMGHLNEYAGKQFQSIAKADLDLSKFDDEKDKEKQKETEENFASVLERTKAYLGDRVSEVRTTFKLISTPAAVVTGEHEMGTQMAKLLAAAGQDAPEVKYILELNPEHALVKNMADEADEEQFGRWVELLLGEAMLAERGSLEDPSKFLGAINQLLVK; from the coding sequence ATGAGCAGCAATACAACCGCTAACAATAAAGAGACTCGTGGCTTTCAGTCTGAAGTTAAACAATTATTACACTTGATGATTCACTCTCTTTATTCGAATAAAGAGATTTTCTTGCGTGAATTGATCTCAAATGCTTCAGATGCTGCAGATAAGTTACGTTTTAAAGCGCTTTCTGATACCGCACTTTATCAAGGTGATGCTGAATTACGTGTGCGAATCTCATTCGACGCCGATGCTAAAACAGTAACGATTAGCGACAACGGTATTGGTATGGATCGTGATAGTGTCATTGAGCATTTAGGTACGATTGCGAAATCTGGAACGGCTGAATTTTTTGAAAACTTAAGTCAAGATCAGACCAAAGACTCTCAGCTTATCGGTCAGTTTGGTGTGGGTTTTTATTCTTCATTTATCGTTGCTGATCTCGTCACAGTTCGCACTCGTGCCGCTGCTTTAGAAGCTAATCAAGCAGTTCAATGGTCTTCTGAAGGTGAAGGTGATTACTCGATTGAAGATATCGTTAAAGAAGATCGTGGAACAGAGATCACACTTCACCTTCGTGAGGACGAGTCTGAATTCTTAAATGAGTGGCGTTTAAAAGAGATTGTTGGTAAATATTCAGATCATATTGGTATCCCAGTTGAGATCTTTACCCATGAAAAGGATGAAGAAGGGAAGTGGGAGAAGATCAACAAAGCTCAAGCACTTTGGACATTAAACAAGTCTGATATTTCCGATGAAGAGTATGTGGAGTTTTATAAGCATATTTCTCATGACTTCGCTGACCCTTTAAAGTGGGCTCATAATCGTGTAGAAGGGAAGCAAGATTACACTAGCTTACTTTATATCCCGTCAAAAGCACCGTATGATCTTTTCAATCGTGACCATAAACATGGTTTAAAGTTGTATGTTCAACGTGTCTTTGTTATGGATGATGCTGAGCAGTTTATGCCTAGTTATCTTCGATTTACTCGTGGCTTAATTGATTCAAACGATTTGCCATTAAATGTTTCTCGTGAAATTTTACAAGATAATAAGATCACTCAGTCGCTACGTAATGCGTGTACTAAACGTGTATTAACCATGCTTGATCGTATGGCGAACAATGATAAAGATAAATATCAAATGTTTTGGGATGAGTTTGGATTAGTACTAAAAGAAGGCCCAGCAGAAGATCGTGCAAACGGTGAAAAAATTACCAAGCTGCTGCGTTTTGCTTCGACTGAGAATGATAATTCAACCCAGACAACATCTCTTGATGAATACATTAGTCGTATGAATGAAGAGCAAGATAAGATTTACTATATTACTGCGGATAGTTACGCGGCAGCAAAAAATAGCCCTCATCTAGAGCAGTTTAAAGCCAAAGGTATTGAAGTTATCTTAATGTTTGATCGCATTGATGAGTGGTTAATGGGACACCTTAATGAGTATGCAGGCAAACAGTTCCAATCTATTGCTAAAGCTGATTTGGATCTTAGCAAGTTTGATGACGAGAAAGACAAAGAGAAACAAAAAGAGACAGAAGAAAATTTTGCTTCCGTTCTTGAACGTACAAAAGCTTATCTAGGTGATCGTGTCAGTGAAGTACGCACGACGTTCAAACTTATCAGTACGCCTGCGGCTGTTGTCACTGGTGAGCATGAGATGGGCACTCAAATGGCTAAATTACTTGCTGCTGCCGGACAAGACGCACCTGAAGTGAAATATATCCTAGAGCTAAACCCGGAGCATGCATTAGTTAAAAATATGGCGGATGAAGCTGATGAAGAGCAGTTTGGTCGTTGGGTTGAACTACTGTTAGGCGAAGCGATGTTAGCTGAACGAGGGAGTTTAGAAGATCCATCTAAATTTCTAGGGGCCATTAACCAGCTTTTAGTTAAGTAA
- a CDS encoding winged helix-turn-helix domain-containing protein, producing the protein MTQPIDKKLINKKFIFDSENSELINIAIPDDIVRLGSNENRALQFLIDNRQSTVSRQQLHAYIWRDHGFEVDDSSLTQAISTLRKLLQDSTKSPEYIKTIPKRGYQFIANIENNSDNSLELTSTDFDISETNEEFNTASLDISTENINHSENTTEALHRSAPVSLNDRVINQADLNTSATGSSLNDQNTNTSQGLSIFKIITIVIALLLPILAYTLTDIEKVELLQVTDIEGIPIYTVQEHKGIEQWMPLLKQCTTNYLDTNKTEQAPQKIILSPGLNHNLIVNFIHAPNIKIEDNLITLIEGESNPEIICR; encoded by the coding sequence ATGACACAACCAATTGACAAGAAACTGATAAATAAGAAATTTATCTTTGATAGCGAAAATAGCGAGCTGATTAATATCGCTATTCCTGATGACATTGTTCGTTTAGGTAGTAATGAGAATCGAGCACTACAATTCTTAATTGATAATCGTCAATCAACAGTTTCGCGTCAACAATTACATGCTTACATCTGGCGAGATCATGGTTTTGAAGTGGATGACTCCAGCTTAACTCAAGCAATATCAACCCTAAGAAAACTATTACAGGATTCAACTAAGTCCCCAGAATATATTAAAACTATTCCTAAACGTGGCTATCAGTTTATCGCTAATATCGAAAACAACTCAGATAACTCTCTCGAGTTAACATCAACAGATTTTGATATATCAGAAACCAATGAAGAGTTTAATACAGCGTCTCTGGATATTAGTACAGAGAATATAAACCATAGTGAAAATACAACGGAAGCACTTCATCGTTCAGCACCTGTATCACTCAATGATCGCGTGATAAACCAAGCAGATTTAAATACCAGCGCAACGGGTTCCTCCCTTAATGACCAAAATACAAACACCTCACAAGGTTTAAGTATTTTTAAAATTATCACCATTGTTATCGCATTACTATTGCCTATTTTAGCTTACACGTTAACAGACATTGAAAAAGTTGAACTTCTACAAGTTACCGATATTGAGGGGATACCTATTTATACTGTACAAGAACATAAAGGGATTGAACAATGGATGCCACTCCTTAAGCAGTGTACAACGAACTATTTAGATACCAACAAAACTGAGCAAGCTCCACAAAAAATCATTTTATCCCCAGGGCTAAACCATAATCTTATTGTCAACTTTATTCATGCCCCGAATATTAAAATCGAAGATAACTTAATTACTTTAATTGAAGGCGAGAGTAACCCGGAAATCATATGTCGATAA